A genome region from Clostridium pasteurianum includes the following:
- a CDS encoding GNAT family N-acetyltransferase: MKDDMNIRFVKKEDSLEILKIYKPFIKNTAITFDYDVPSLDEFTKKVLNISEKYAYLVCEVDGKIAGYAYASTFNERAAYDWAVDLSIYVDDKYQGGGIGKKLYSTLIEILKVQGYSNMYALVTSSNIRSKKFHEYFGFDLIGTYHRSGYKFGKWHDVDVFEKIIEQNSKNPHKVLDIKDIKMHMK; the protein is encoded by the coding sequence ATGAAAGACGATATGAATATAAGATTTGTTAAAAAAGAAGACAGCTTAGAAATTCTTAAAATATATAAACCATTTATAAAAAATACTGCAATAACTTTTGATTATGATGTCCCAAGCCTTGATGAATTTACGAAAAAGGTTTTGAATATATCTGAAAAATATGCATATTTAGTATGCGAGGTAGATGGTAAAATTGCAGGATATGCTTATGCATCTACTTTTAATGAGAGAGCAGCTTATGATTGGGCTGTGGATTTGTCAATATATGTGGACGATAAGTATCAAGGGGGTGGAATAGGAAAGAAATTATACAGCACCTTGATAGAGATTTTAAAAGTTCAAGGTTATTCCAATATGTATGCCCTTGTTACTTCGTCTAACATTAGGAGCAAGAAGTTCCATGAATATTTTGGCTTTGATCTTATAGGAACTTACCACAGATCGGGTTATAAATTTGGAAAATGGCATGATGTAGATGTGTTTGAAAAAATAATAGAGCAAAATTCTAAAAATCCACATAAAGTTTTGGATATAAAGGATATTAAAATGCACATGAAATAA
- a CDS encoding helix-turn-helix domain-containing protein → MNNSKLRENIIHGNARFPLRVYANQKIGPKKELYCHWHEEVEFIYIEKGQANFNIDMNTVKVSKNQCVFVNSESIHWGYVRGTEECLYEAVVFNLKLLSGLLYDVCQSNFIDPILKRQYDFPVLPKESNREVADEMKNIVNSYIEKYNGWEVSIKASLLKIISLIAKYNEFKVKDGYTKLPDDYKIELIKKVLKFVEINYKNKIYVEELAEEVNMNEYYFCRFFKGITGKTPVEYINSFRIEEASRILRKSDKKVLDVALEVGFDNLSYFIKKFKEYKNCTPGKYRKLK, encoded by the coding sequence TTGAATAATAGTAAATTAAGAGAAAATATTATTCATGGAAATGCACGTTTTCCCTTAAGGGTATATGCAAATCAAAAAATAGGACCTAAAAAAGAACTGTATTGTCACTGGCATGAAGAAGTAGAATTTATATACATAGAAAAAGGACAGGCTAATTTTAATATAGACATGAACACTGTTAAGGTATCAAAAAATCAATGTGTATTTGTAAATAGTGAAAGCATACATTGGGGTTACGTGAGAGGGACGGAGGAATGTCTTTATGAGGCTGTGGTATTTAATCTTAAACTTTTAAGTGGCTTATTATATGATGTTTGCCAAAGTAATTTCATAGATCCTATTTTAAAAAGGCAATATGATTTTCCAGTGCTTCCTAAAGAAAGTAACAGAGAAGTAGCGGATGAAATGAAAAATATAGTAAATAGTTATATAGAAAAATATAATGGTTGGGAAGTTTCTATAAAAGCATCGCTGCTTAAAATAATTTCGTTAATTGCAAAGTATAATGAATTTAAGGTTAAAGATGGTTACACAAAATTACCAGATGATTATAAAATAGAGCTTATAAAAAAGGTTCTAAAATTTGTGGAAATTAATTACAAAAACAAAATTTATGTAGAGGAGCTTGCTGAAGAGGTAAATATGAATGAATATTATTTTTGCCGATTTTTCAAGGGGATTACTGGTAAGACTCCTGTAGAATACATAAACAGTTTTAGAATAGAAGAGGCTTCAAGAATATTAAGAAAAAGTGATAAGAAAGTGCTTGATGTAGCTTTAGAGGTTGGGTTTGATAATTTAAGCTATTTCATTAAAAAATTTAAAGAATATAAAAACTGTACACCTGGAAAATATAGAAAACTAAAATAA
- the glgP gene encoding alpha-glucan family phosphorylase translates to MSTEKQLPKVAYFCMEYAVDASMRTYAGGLGILAGDYLKGAKNYGYPIVGIGLKWKQGYTDQFIDNGGKAYDSYHNYNYDNFLKDTGVKVTVKIRQRNVVCKVWLLDKFSTAPLYLLDTDLPENSDRWITGQLYGGFEELRLAQEIVLGIGGIKALRALGIKVDTYHFNEGHALFAGFELIKEKIDKGFSFDQAVAKSREEIVFTTHTPILQGNESHPIDRMLYMGANNGLTIEQLVSLGGSPFNMTVGALRLSRISNAVAKLHGRTANKMWKDVKGRSDIISITNAIHIPTWVDSEMITAAQNSNKDALWNNHMKNKKALIDFVYERNGVKLDANALLIGFSRRAAPYKRSDLLFTDSSVIDPLLKDGKIQIVFSGKAHPLDDTGKAIVENLVAFSKKYPNSVVFLENYDMTIGKMLTHGSDIWLNNPRRPLEASGTSGMKAAMNGVLNVSILDGWWPEACNDGVNGWQFGDGVESLDIEFIDKHDSKALYDVLINKVIPTYYSNKTKWLDMMKNSILSTKDYFSVKRMLEEYYSKMYMG, encoded by the coding sequence ATGTCAACAGAAAAACAATTGCCAAAAGTTGCTTATTTTTGTATGGAATATGCTGTAGATGCTTCCATGAGAACTTATGCCGGAGGTCTTGGAATTCTTGCTGGAGACTACTTAAAAGGTGCAAAAAATTATGGTTATCCTATAGTTGGTATAGGTTTAAAATGGAAACAAGGATATACAGATCAGTTTATAGATAATGGTGGTAAGGCTTATGATTCCTATCATAACTACAATTATGACAACTTTTTAAAGGATACAGGAGTTAAAGTAACAGTTAAAATTCGCCAGCGTAATGTAGTTTGCAAAGTATGGCTGCTAGATAAATTTTCAACTGCGCCATTATACCTTCTAGACACAGATTTACCTGAAAACAGCGATAGGTGGATTACCGGTCAACTTTACGGCGGTTTTGAGGAGTTAAGGCTTGCACAAGAAATTGTTTTAGGTATAGGTGGAATAAAAGCTTTAAGGGCTTTAGGTATAAAAGTTGATACTTATCACTTTAACGAAGGTCATGCTCTTTTTGCAGGTTTTGAACTCATAAAAGAAAAAATTGATAAAGGTTTTAGTTTTGATCAGGCAGTAGCCAAATCAAGAGAAGAAATAGTATTTACAACACATACTCCAATTTTGCAGGGAAATGAATCACATCCAATTGATAGAATGCTCTACATGGGAGCAAACAATGGATTAACAATAGAACAGCTTGTATCCTTAGGAGGTTCACCCTTTAACATGACAGTTGGTGCATTAAGACTTTCAAGAATTTCAAATGCTGTAGCAAAATTACATGGAAGAACAGCAAATAAAATGTGGAAGGATGTTAAAGGACGCTCAGATATAATAAGCATAACAAATGCCATTCATATTCCAACCTGGGTCGATAGTGAAATGATTACCGCCGCCCAAAATTCTAACAAAGATGCTTTATGGAATAACCACATGAAGAATAAAAAAGCATTAATTGACTTCGTATATGAAAGAAATGGTGTTAAACTCGATGCAAATGCACTTTTAATAGGTTTTTCAAGGCGTGCTGCACCTTATAAAAGAAGTGATTTATTGTTTACTGACAGTAGTGTTATTGACCCACTTCTTAAGGACGGTAAGATTCAAATTGTTTTCTCTGGAAAAGCACATCCCCTTGATGATACAGGTAAAGCTATAGTAGAAAATTTGGTTGCTTTTTCAAAAAAATACCCAAATTCCGTAGTATTCCTTGAAAATTACGATATGACCATAGGTAAAATGCTTACACATGGTTCTGACATATGGCTTAATAATCCTAGAAGACCTTTAGAAGCAAGTGGAACTTCAGGAATGAAAGCTGCCATGAATGGTGTGTTAAACGTAAGTATACTTGATGGTTGGTGGCCTGAAGCCTGCAACGATGGTGTTAATGGCTGGCAATTTGGAGATGGAGTAGAATCCCTCGACATTGAATTTATAGATAAGCATGATTCAAAAGCATTATATGATGTACTTATAAACAAAGTTATACCAACTTATTATTCAAATAAGACTAAATGGCTTGACATGATGAAGAACAGTATTTTATCCACAAAAGATTATTTTTCAGTAAAAAGAATGCTGGAAGAATATTACTCAAAGATGTACATGGGTTAA
- a CDS encoding M15 family metallopeptidase yields the protein MVLLNDERLAKIHCNDNREKILSLRQIHKNIIIDETRSQISSKSDLFCYARESIIKKLTDATNYLPDGYQFLIKEAYRPLSRQKKSFEEAFNDYKSQYQLKNDDEIYKITCEYVAPVKVAGHPTGGAIDITLLKDGIEVDMGTEFNDIPIEPENLTYLYSAYINDTAKKNRRILIECMEKVGLENYPTEWWHWSYGDCYWAFLNDCDALYSATDEHEIV from the coding sequence ATGGTTCTTTTAAATGATGAAAGGCTTGCAAAAATACATTGCAATGATAATAGGGAAAAAATATTATCATTAAGACAAATACATAAGAATATTATAATTGATGAAACAAGAAGTCAGATTTCAAGCAAATCAGATTTATTTTGTTATGCGAGAGAATCAATTATTAAAAAATTGACGGATGCTACTAACTATCTTCCAGATGGATATCAATTTTTAATTAAAGAAGCATATAGGCCTCTTTCACGACAGAAAAAATCTTTTGAAGAGGCATTTAATGATTATAAAAGTCAATACCAACTAAAAAATGATGATGAAATTTATAAAATAACTTGTGAATATGTAGCACCTGTTAAAGTCGCTGGGCATCCAACTGGTGGGGCAATAGATATTACTTTACTAAAAGATGGAATTGAAGTTGATATGGGAACAGAATTTAATGATATCCCTATTGAACCAGAAAACCTTACTTATTTGTATTCGGCTTATATAAATGATACTGCTAAAAAAAACCGAAGAATACTAATTGAATGTATGGAAAAGGTAGGTCTTGAAAACTATCCAACTGAATGGTGGCACTGGTCTTATGGAGATTGTTATTGGGCATTCTTAAATGATTGTGATGCTTTATATTCTGCAACTGATGAGCATGAAATAGTATAA
- a CDS encoding LacI family DNA-binding transcriptional regulator — translation MGVTIKDVAELANVSPSTVSRVLNKNKKISHSTQERVIKAARKLDYHPNAIARSLANHSTNTLGLIIPNEAEELFKNPFFIKTMTGISLCAHEKEYYIMYAFGSSEEEEVSFINKYIQSKLVDGIILLTSRSNDKCIKFLKDIQYPFVVIGRPENSEGVMWVDNDNFKAMYSIVDSLITRGASSVAFIGASKEFNMSKDRLDGYKRALIAHGKSIDESIIIEQKSFTEKDGYEAMKQIVKSKMPSAVVTTDDLLAFGVLKFLREINEENVSVVGFNNTPLAEYQVPPLASVDINSEKLGYYAAKLLIDRLQNKPDLQNHFIIDTFLEKRESIKEN, via the coding sequence ATGGGAGTAACAATAAAGGATGTAGCAGAGCTGGCTAATGTCTCACCATCAACAGTATCTAGGGTATTAAATAAAAATAAAAAGATAAGTCATTCAACACAGGAAAGAGTTATAAAGGCTGCTAGAAAATTAGACTATCATCCCAATGCAATAGCAAGAAGCCTAGCAAATCATTCTACAAATACTTTAGGACTTATTATACCTAATGAAGCAGAGGAGCTATTTAAAAATCCATTTTTTATTAAAACTATGACAGGTATAAGTTTATGCGCACATGAAAAAGAATATTATATAATGTATGCTTTTGGCAGCAGTGAAGAAGAAGAGGTTTCTTTTATAAATAAATACATACAAAGTAAATTAGTAGATGGAATAATACTCTTAACATCCAGATCAAATGATAAGTGTATAAAGTTTTTGAAGGACATTCAATATCCGTTTGTAGTAATTGGAAGACCAGAAAATTCAGAAGGTGTTATGTGGGTAGATAATGATAATTTTAAGGCTATGTATAGTATTGTAGATAGTCTAATTACTCGAGGAGCATCTTCAGTGGCATTTATTGGTGCATCTAAAGAGTTTAATATGTCAAAGGATAGACTTGATGGGTATAAGAGAGCCTTAATTGCTCATGGGAAAAGTATTGATGAAAGCATTATAATTGAGCAAAAAAGTTTTACAGAAAAAGATGGATATGAGGCTATGAAGCAAATAGTAAAAAGTAAAATGCCATCGGCAGTAGTGACAACAGATGATTTACTTGCTTTTGGAGTTTTAAAGTTTTTGAGGGAAATAAATGAGGAAAACGTATCTGTTGTTGGATTTAATAATACTCCTTTAGCTGAATACCAAGTACCACCACTTGCTTCAGTTGATATAAATTCAGAAAAATTGGGGTATTATGCAGCAAAATTACTTATTGATAGGCTGCAAAATAAACCTGATTTGCAGAACCACTTTATAATAGATACTTTTTTAGAGAAGAGAGAATCTATAAAGGAGAATTAG
- a CDS encoding PTS system mannose/fructose/sorbose family transporter subunit IID: MEKKKISKKALSKSFRNWFYGNLTCFSQEHMQTFGYLCAMLPIVKDLYETKEEQKEAMETYKAFFNTEPQIGTLVVGMTAGLEEARANHENIDGEMINGIRAGLMGPLAGIGDSLIVGTLIPILLGIGLGLSTGGSPLGAIFYIVVWNAIAVFGMRWAYYKGYELGGKAVEMVVGEKATAVRESVIMVGTIVIGAVAATWVNISTSFKMYNAHGGVIIDLQKTLDGVFPKMLSAAAVIFAWWLMSKKKISPTIVMLIFLIIAFVGVLVGFFNPGLSY, from the coding sequence ATGGAAAAGAAAAAAATATCTAAAAAAGCTTTAAGCAAGTCTTTTAGAAATTGGTTTTATGGAAATTTAACTTGTTTTTCTCAAGAGCATATGCAGACTTTTGGTTATCTTTGTGCAATGCTTCCAATTGTCAAAGATTTATATGAAACAAAAGAAGAACAAAAAGAAGCTATGGAAACTTATAAAGCCTTCTTTAATACAGAGCCTCAGATTGGAACATTAGTTGTTGGTATGACAGCGGGTCTTGAAGAAGCAAGAGCTAATCATGAAAATATTGATGGTGAGATGATAAATGGTATTCGTGCTGGACTTATGGGACCTTTAGCAGGTATTGGAGATTCATTAATAGTAGGTACTTTAATACCAATACTTTTGGGTATAGGGTTAGGACTTTCAACAGGTGGTTCTCCTCTAGGAGCAATATTTTATATTGTAGTTTGGAATGCTATAGCGGTTTTTGGAATGAGATGGGCTTATTATAAAGGATATGAGCTAGGTGGTAAAGCTGTTGAGATGGTTGTTGGAGAAAAAGCTACTGCTGTCCGTGAATCTGTAATCATGGTTGGAACTATAGTAATTGGTGCAGTTGCTGCCACTTGGGTAAATATTAGTACATCTTTCAAAATGTATAATGCACATGGTGGAGTAATTATAGATTTGCAAAAAACTTTAGATGGTGTTTTCCCTAAAATGCTTTCTGCAGCAGCTGTAATTTTTGCATGGTGGCTTATGTCAAAAAAGAAAATATCACCTACAATAGTAATGCTAATATTTTTGATAATAGCTTTTGTAGGTGTACTTGTAGGATTCTTTAATCCAGGATTATCTTATTAG
- a CDS encoding PTS mannose/fructose/sorbose/N-acetylgalactosamine transporter subunit IIC, translating to MEINWIQAALFGLFACLSSVPGMGGTTFGNYTLGRPLVAGLVVGIILGDVQTGIIVGAAIQVVYIALVTPGGTVSADVRAISYIGIPLAVVAIKGMGLNPGSAQATQMATALGAAVGTLGTVLFYGTATINLIWQHIGWKAVDKGDFEKLYLVDMGLPWISHIICSFIPAFVITIMGSSMVKIMKVALPMNGIPMKTLFTVGSLLPAVGIAILLKQVVLKPSDFVTFFLGFTFAAVMKVNLIGAAIIGIFFAIFNYKIRMLQMQKPAVAKVSGNDDDDDEEDI from the coding sequence ATGGAGATAAATTGGATTCAAGCGGCGTTGTTTGGATTATTTGCATGCCTGTCGAGTGTGCCTGGAATGGGTGGTACTACTTTTGGTAATTATACTTTAGGAAGACCTTTGGTGGCAGGTTTAGTAGTTGGAATTATTTTAGGTGATGTACAAACTGGTATTATAGTTGGCGCAGCAATTCAAGTTGTTTACATTGCATTAGTTACTCCAGGTGGAACTGTATCTGCAGATGTACGTGCAATCAGTTATATTGGTATTCCACTAGCTGTAGTAGCAATTAAAGGTATGGGTTTAAATCCAGGTTCAGCGCAGGCAACTCAAATGGCAACTGCATTAGGTGCAGCAGTTGGAACTTTAGGAACCGTTTTATTTTACGGAACAGCAACTATAAACTTGATATGGCAGCATATAGGATGGAAGGCAGTAGATAAGGGTGATTTTGAAAAGCTTTATTTAGTTGATATGGGATTACCATGGATTTCCCACATTATTTGCAGCTTTATTCCAGCATTTGTTATTACAATAATGGGTTCTAGTATGGTTAAAATTATGAAGGTGGCATTACCAATGAATGGTATACCAATGAAAACTTTATTTACAGTAGGAAGCTTACTTCCAGCAGTAGGAATTGCAATATTATTAAAACAGGTTGTGTTAAAACCAAGTGATTTTGTAACCTTCTTTTTAGGATTCACTTTTGCAGCGGTTATGAAAGTTAATTTAATTGGAGCAGCAATAATAGGTATTTTCTTTGCAATATTTAATTACAAAATTAGAATGCTTCAAATGCAAAAACCAGCTGTAGCTAAGGTGTCGGGTAACGATGATGATGATGATGAGGAGGACATATAG
- a CDS encoding PTS sugar transporter subunit IIB, producing the protein MSVSFLRIDDRMIHGQTCTRWSLEYPCDGIIAVNDAAANNPVLKAAYKSASGKKTFVWTYEHWKLKCDKVLQSDTRYFLITKEPILMSKILVDDKFDPGIKDVIVGPCNDRPGTVKLGNNQSINQKEAEAFERIMQAGYNVEFALVKEEAIGNWKKFRGQFGFK; encoded by the coding sequence ATGTCAGTTTCGTTTTTAAGAATAGATGATAGGATGATACACGGACAAACGTGTACAAGATGGTCTTTAGAGTACCCATGTGATGGGATAATAGCTGTTAATGATGCAGCTGCTAATAATCCAGTATTAAAAGCAGCTTATAAAAGTGCAAGTGGCAAAAAAACATTTGTATGGACTTATGAACACTGGAAATTAAAATGTGATAAGGTTTTGCAAAGTGATACTAGATATTTTCTAATTACTAAGGAACCTATTCTAATGTCTAAGATTTTGGTGGATGATAAATTTGATCCTGGTATTAAAGATGTTATTGTAGGACCATGCAACGATAGACCGGGTACGGTAAAACTTGGAAACAATCAATCTATAAATCAGAAAGAAGCAGAAGCTTTTGAACGAATTATGCAAGCTGGATATAATGTAGAATTTGCTCTTGTTAAAGAAGAAGCAATAGGTAATTGGAAAAAGTTTAGAGGCCAATTTGGATTTAAATAG
- a CDS encoding PTS sugar transporter subunit IIA: MRYVILVSHGKFASGLYNALTMLAGKDRKDVLFQGLEDGMSTDKFGEKFKAVIENVTSEDEVILCGDIIGGSPLTTAVNILASKGMLSKAFVLGGMNLPTVLTAILMKDYMSMEELKKTLFETAAESIKEFKLTDTDQEEDI, from the coding sequence ATGAGATATGTAATATTAGTAAGCCATGGAAAATTTGCATCAGGACTTTATAATGCATTGACAATGCTTGCAGGTAAAGACAGAAAAGATGTGTTATTTCAGGGATTAGAAGATGGAATGAGTACTGATAAATTTGGAGAAAAATTTAAGGCAGTTATTGAAAACGTTACGAGTGAAGATGAAGTTATTCTTTGTGGAGATATTATTGGAGGATCGCCTTTAACTACAGCCGTAAATATATTAGCTAGTAAAGGTATGTTATCTAAAGCTTTTGTACTTGGAGGAATGAATTTACCTACTGTGTTAACAGCAATTTTAATGAAGGATTATATGAGTATGGAAGAATTAAAGAAAACGTTATTTGAAACAGCAGCGGAGTCAATAAAAGAATTTAAATTGACAGATACAGATCAAGAAGAAGATATTTAG
- a CDS encoding ATP-binding protein, translating to MQPRLKDKNINIIIFSEEFNIFMDRELVIILIKNFIDNAIKTCRDGGEICINTYTTRYKIIEIRDNGVGIPNEDIKNIFEPFYMVDKSGIEEIMV from the coding sequence TTGCAGCCAAGATTAAAAGATAAAAATATTAACATCATAATTTTTTCGGAAGAATTTAATATATTTATGGATAGAGAACTAGTAATCATACTTATAAAAAATTTTATTGACAATGCTATTAAAACGTGCAGAGATGGCGGAGAAATATGCATAAATACATATACTACTAGGTATAAAATTATTGAAATAAGAGATAATGGAGTTGGAATACCTAATGAAGATATAAAAAATATATTTGAGCCGTTTTATATGGTTGATAAGTCAGGGATAGAAGAAATAATGGTGTAG
- a CDS encoding ABC transporter substrate-binding protein — MNLKKYKKSVVAAILIIIIAGSFFIYVKLLNARKNVVLTVGIFCGSWNTPSENTYKILDDAILKFEKSHPGVKIEYSSGILKEDFSEWISGKILLGKEPDVFMVLPDDFNVLSSTGALKNLDKLIRNDKDFNSSKYYKSAYEAGKYNKSQFALPYESVPTLMMVNKTLLDKEGIPIPNNNWTWDDFYNICEKVTKDTDKDGVIDQFGFYDYTWQDAVNSNGIKLFNTAGTESYFGDERVEQAVNFVKKLNDVNNGYQVTSQVFDKGKAAFRPLSFSEYRTYKPYPWSIKKYSNFEWDCIELPSGPNGKNVSQLSTLLMGISSRTKHEKLSWEFLKLLTYDEKTQEDVFKYSEGVSPIKDVIESPKNIEEINKNMPSESFLSMKILDNIMKSAAVTPKFKKYNAVMVKADNDMNNIINGKEDLDTSLLILQREINNMLIN, encoded by the coding sequence ATGAATTTAAAAAAGTATAAGAAATCTGTAGTGGCAGCTATTTTAATTATAATTATAGCAGGAAGTTTTTTCATTTATGTAAAGCTTTTAAATGCAAGGAAAAATGTAGTATTAACTGTTGGAATCTTCTGTGGGAGTTGGAATACTCCTAGTGAAAATACCTATAAAATTTTAGATGATGCTATACTAAAGTTTGAAAAAAGTCATCCGGGGGTGAAAATAGAATATTCAAGTGGAATATTAAAGGAGGATTTTTCAGAATGGATTTCAGGGAAAATTCTTTTAGGAAAAGAACCTGATGTGTTTATGGTATTACCAGATGACTTTAATGTATTGTCTTCAACAGGAGCGTTAAAAAATTTAGATAAACTAATTAGAAATGATAAAGATTTCAATAGCAGTAAATACTATAAATCTGCTTATGAAGCTGGAAAGTATAATAAAAGTCAGTTCGCGCTTCCTTATGAGAGTGTGCCAACATTAATGATGGTAAATAAAACACTTCTAGATAAAGAAGGTATTCCTATTCCTAATAATAATTGGACATGGGATGATTTCTATAATATTTGTGAAAAGGTTACGAAAGATACAGATAAAGATGGAGTTATAGATCAATTTGGATTTTATGATTACACATGGCAAGATGCAGTAAATTCTAATGGAATAAAATTATTTAATACTGCTGGAACAGAGTCATATTTTGGAGATGAGAGGGTTGAGCAAGCCGTAAATTTTGTTAAAAAGTTAAACGATGTGAACAATGGTTATCAGGTGACATCACAGGTATTTGATAAGGGAAAGGCAGCATTTCGTCCACTGTCATTTTCAGAATATAGAACATATAAACCATATCCTTGGAGTATAAAGAAATATTCTAATTTTGAATGGGATTGTATTGAATTGCCATCTGGTCCAAACGGAAAAAATGTTTCTCAATTAAGTACTTTACTTATGGGGATAAGCAGTCGTACTAAACATGAAAAACTATCGTGGGAATTTTTAAAGTTACTAACGTATGATGAAAAAACGCAGGAGGATGTTTTTAAATATTCCGAGGGAGTTTCTCCAATAAAAGATGTAATAGAATCTCCCAAAAATATTGAAGAAATAAATAAAAACATGCCTTCAGAAAGTTTTTTAAGTATGAAGATTCTTGATAATATTATGAAAAGTGCAGCAGTTACTCCTAAATTCAAAAAATATAATGCAGTTATGGTCAAAGCAGATAATGACATGAATAACATAATAAATGGAAAAGAGGATTTAGATACATCTCTTTTAATTTTGCAAAGGGAGATAAACAATATGTTAATAAACTAA
- a CDS encoding response regulator transcription factor, protein MIKVLIADDQELIRQSLKIVLSANKDIEVVGTVCNGNEVVESVRKYKTDVILMDVRMPEMDGVQCTKIIKESYPNIKIIVLTTFDDDEYIFNALKYGASGYLLKGVSMDELIKAIHTVVNGGAMINPDITAKVFKLFSQMAQGDVSIQAGAKKDLNDICDTEWDIIKCIGFGLSNKEIAKKLRLSEGTVRNYLSNILNKLNFRDRTQLAIWAVQTGVIRKMVTKK, encoded by the coding sequence GTGATTAAAGTATTAATTGCTGATGATCAAGAGCTAATCAGGCAAAGCTTAAAAATTGTTTTAAGTGCAAATAAAGATATTGAAGTTGTGGGAACTGTATGTAATGGAAACGAAGTAGTTGAATCGGTTCGTAAGTATAAAACGGATGTAATATTAATGGATGTACGTATGCCAGAAATGGATGGTGTTCAATGCACCAAAATTATAAAAGAATCTTATCCTAATATTAAGATTATAGTACTTACTACTTTCGATGATGATGAATATATATTTAATGCTTTAAAATATGGAGCTAGTGGATATTTGCTTAAGGGCGTTTCTATGGATGAACTCATAAAGGCAATCCATACCGTTGTAAATGGAGGAGCAATGATTAATCCAGATATAACGGCTAAAGTTTTTAAGTTGTTTTCTCAAATGGCTCAAGGAGATGTTTCTATTCAGGCTGGTGCTAAAAAAGATCTGAATGATATATGTGATACAGAATGGGATATAATAAAATGCATTGGTTTTGGTTTATCAAACAAAGAGATTGCAAAAAAACTTAGATTATCGGAGGGAACTGTTAGAAATTATTTAAGTAACATATTGAATAAGCTTAATTTTAGGGACAGAACACAGCTGGCTATTTGGGCAGTTCAAACTGGAGTTATAAGAAAAATGGTGACAAAAAAATGA